The Funiculus sociatus GB2-C1 sequence GAATCTTGGCAAGTAGCCGACTGTCTCACTCAGTTTTTCTGTGGCCTATTGCCCAAAAAGAGAAACCGTGGCCTGAGACCCGCAAGAGTCTCTCTGAGCTTTTAAATATTCCTGAGAGCGAAATTCAAAAGCAGGTGGAAAAAGCAGGCTATAACTCTACCTCACTGCTACGGATTGCCCGCGACATCAATCCGGCACAAATCACAGCCCTAGAAGAGTACAGAAGCACACTACAGGGGGTAGAGGTGGATATTGAAGGGGTACGGAACTACCCCAACAAGGAAGTAGCCGCTCACATCTTAGGCTACACGGGTGAAATGAACGATGAAGAACTGCAAGGGCGCAGAGATGAAGGGTATCGCCTGGGTGATGTGATTGGTCAGATGGGCGTGGAGGCGGCTTTTGAGAAAGAGCTGCGCGGAGAATGGGGCGGTCAGCAGGTTGAGGTGGATGGTGCGGGTCATGTACAGCGGATTTTGGGGCAGAAAAAAGCCAGAGCTGGGAAGGATGTGCAGTTAACGCTGGATCTGGATATCCAGAAGGCAGCTGAGAAAGCGCTAGGCGATCGCAAAGGCGCGATCGTAGCAATGGACCCGAACAATGGTGCTATCTTGGCGATGGTCAGCCGCCCAGCCTTCGACCCCAATGTTTTCTCTAAGCGGATCACGCCTGAGACGTGGAGGAAAGTGCAAAGTAGGGGCAACCCCTTCGTTAACCGCGCTTTACGAGTCTTTCCCCCAGCAAGTACCTTCAAGATTGTCACGGCTACTGCTGCTATCGAATCGGGCAAGTATTCTCCAAATACAGTATTGGCAACCTATCCTTACCTAACCGTTGGTGGGATTCGGTTTGGTGAATGGAATCATGCCGGATTTGGCCCATTAGGATTTGTCGGTGCACTTGCCATGAGTAGCGATACCTTCTTTTACCAAATTGGCAGAGGTATAGGCGGCCCAACCTTAATTCACTGGACTCGGCAGTATGGCTTTGGTGAAAAAACCGGGATTGAGTTAGGGACAGAAGAATTACCGGGACTGGTTGCAGATGATACCTGGAAGCAGAAGCGATTGAAGCAGGAATGGACAATTGGAGACACGGTGAATATGTCTATTGGTCAGGGGTTCTTGCAAACGACACCGCTACAAGTTGCTGTGATGTTTGCCGTTCCTGCTAATGGTGGTTATCGGGTCAAGCCTCACGTTCTCAAGGATAATGAAGAGTCCAAAAATTGGCGAAAATCTTTGAACATGAAACCCGAAACGCTGCGGGTGTTACGTCAAGGACTGCGGCAGGTGGTAACTAGCGGCACTGGTAAAGGTGTGAATGTGCCAGAGCTTCCCCCAATTGCGGGTAAGAGTGGTACAGCAGAGGCTCCACCGGGATTGTCTCATGCTTGGTTTGGTGCCTATGGGCCTGCGGACAAGCCGACTATTTTGGTTGTTGCCTTTGCAGAACACTCTGGCGGCGGCGGCGGCAAGGTGGCAGCCCCGATGGTACGACAAGTTTTAGAGGCTTATTTCAAGGTGAAGAAGCCAAAGAAGTAGGGATTGGGGATTGGGGATTGGAAGGACTCTTACCCAGCCCCTAGTCCCTAGTCCCTAGTCGCCAGTTCCCAGTCCCCAGTCGCCAGTTCCCAGTCCCCAGTCCCTAGCCCCTAGTCCCGAAATTGTTCCACTTCAACAACACCGTTGGGTTTAAATACCACCTGGAATTGAGCCAGAGGTTCTTCTTGGGGGAGGGTTGTGGCGCTTTGGTTCGCGTTGACTAAGTTAGGGAGCGGAGTTTGCTTGACATAATCATAGCCAGGCTGATTGTACGGTTCGTAGTCCGCGATCACGCCGTCTTTGTTCACAGCAACTCGATAGACTAAGTTACGCGGAAAGGCGACACTTTCTTTTTTCCAGTTGCCGTTGATTTGACTTTCTAGCTGAGTTTTTAAACTCTCCAGTTGGGTCGGATCGGTAATTTGTGGCCCTAAGCTGGGTTCGCCTGTGTAGCCACGCCAAGGACTGACTTGCAGAACGCCTGTTCTGGTAAACACAACTTTGAACTGACCGATAGGATCGCTGCTTCTAAAAGTGCTTCCTCCGGCTGGGATGTAGAGCAATTCTGGCAGTGGCGTGTCAGAGGCGCGATCGCGTGCTGCTACATTGACTGGTTTATAACCGACAATCGCTCCATCTTGGCCCACGCCGACGCGATAAATTAACTGTTCGCTAAATCGGCGGCGCTTCCCAGACCACGTCTGGGCAATTTTGTCATACAGTCTCCGTTCCAAAGCCCGCAGCTGGGTAGGATCGGTAATTTCTGGCACTGATGTCAGCAGAGATTCCAGATTCGTCGCATCAGCGCTTACTGGTGTCGGGCTTATAGTTGGCTGTTGCGAAGCTACGGGACTAGCAGGCGTTGTGGCGCTGGCATTCGGCTGCGCGGAGGAATCTTTAGGTGGCTCGACATTGGGAGGCGGTATCACAAAGAATGCGATCGCTGCCACCCCCAAAATTGATACCCCTACTGCTGCTGGTGCCGCGCGCTGTGCCACTGGCACTTCCGCCTTAGCATAGCGCTTAGGAACAGGCGCAATTGACAGGTTTATGTCTGGTAGCGTCCTGCTATCCGCCAAGAACTGATCCACCGCATCCACCAAATCAAACAGCTGCACCGTGGTCAAATCCACTTGCCTAGCCGAGTTAGCAGTCGAGACACCTGCTGTGTTCGAGTCGCCAGCACTTCCTGGCATCTCAACACTTAACCTGTGCAGATGGTCATTAACTCTATGCAACTGAACTGTTGTCGGCTTGTCCTGAAGGTTGTGCCAGTGAGGAACCCCACTCAAAAATTCTTGTGCATAATTACTCACTGCCATCACCAAACTTTCAAAAAAGTCGCGTCCCCCGGTTAACGGCTTCTCCTGACCAGCAAAACGGCACTCAGCATTAACCAGGATAGACATTAATGGTCGGGCATCCACCTGACCGGATGTGCCATCGCTCAACCCTTCTAGGATTAGCGTGCAGTTAGGCAGACTGTACGGACGTCGAATAGTCATCTTTAGTTGTTAGTTGTTAGTTAAAGTATTGCTAATTGTTCAAGATCCATTAGCCAATAGCCATTAGCCATTAGCTAATGACTAATGACCAATCACACTTCGCCATCAAACAAACTGCTCCAAAAGCGTTGCATTCCAGACGTTCCCGTACAGAATAGCAACTCACTCAACAACTCCATTGCCAACTCGTTCAACTTGTCATCAGAATTGTAAATGGCGACAGCAGCGCGACGCGGATTCATCCGACTCCGGAAGTGGGCGCGGAACCGTTCCAGATACTCAGACAAGCGATAATGATGTTCCAAGGGCAGCTGCTTTTCCCGGAGTTGTTGATAAGCAAATAGCAGCTGTCGGATCAAGACAGTCAACCGCCGCGCCAAGTGGCAGGCAATTACTACCAGCGCCTTAGCTTCAACAAACGTCAGCAAACGTCGAGTATAAGAGCGTCGCAGGGGGTTGGTGCTACGCAATCGCCAGAGGTTCACCCGATTTTGGATAACTCTCTGGAGTTCCAGATCCTGGGATATTTTTAGCATTGCTTCAGAACCCCCCAGTTCCAGGGCTTCTATTGCCAGTAAAATCAGGTCAATCTTAGTCCTTGTTCGACGCGGACACACACTAGACGCGATTGGTGGGTCAGGGAGACTGTCCAGAATCAGTGGCATTGACTCTTGCAAAGGACTATTTAATGGCATTACGCTCACAGAACGATTCATTCCAAATAGCAGGGCTGTTGAACTGGTTGATGGCTTGCACCAATCTAAAACAAATTGGACGCTTGAACTCAATGACTTCTAGCTGTTAAGTTTGTGTCCATCGGCTACCCAGTAATTCATATGCACAGCCCAATTTTACAGAAATCAGGATCTCTTAATCCTAAATTTGGAGTCACCGGGTCGGGCCGTTGGATGGCTGTCTTGGGCTGTAATTGAATCAAACAGCTACCACTGAGAAACTCAATAACTGCTGCAAGCGTGTTTTGAGTGTTAAAAATGCTCCGAAACCGTGCAACCTTCTAGTGTACGATTTTCCAGGTAGATAGTTGCACATCCTGGGTATAGTTTCGCTGGGAATGGCAACGATGACGAAAGTTACCCACACCCTTTTTTTTAGAGCTGCTATGGATCTCAAGTCTCTGATTCGCGACATTCCAGATTTTCCCAAGCCAGGAATTTTGTTTCGAGATATAACTACGCTGCTGCGAGATCCGGAGGGATTGCGCTTCACTATTGATTCTTTAACGGAAAAGTGCGCCCAGTTTTCCCCGGATTATATTGTTGGGATGGAGTCGCGGGGTTTCATTTTTGGCGCACCTTTAGCATACAAACTGGGAGCTGGGTTTATCCCTGTCCGGAAGCGTGGGAAGCTACCTGCTGCTGTTCATGCGATTGAGTATGAATTGGAATATGGGATGGATCGCTTGGAGGTGCATCAAGATGCGCTCTTACCCGGAAGCCGGGTTTTGATTGTGGACGATCTGATGGCGACTGGTGGAACTGCCAGTGCTACGGCCGAATTGGTGCAGCAAACGGGCTGCACGTTGGTGGGATTTGGCTTTATCATCGAGCTAAGGGATTTGAATGGGCGGCAACGACTTCCTGATGCGCCAATTGTGACGTTGGTTGAATATTAGTAATTAGCTGATTGAAGTATTGCTAATTGTTTAAAAGCCATTAGCCATTAGCCAAACTTTGTGTTACATGACTTCTACTAGAGATTCTTCAAGAGAAAATAGGTTCAATGCTAGTTTAAATTGGCTCAAAAGGCTGCTTGCTGGTGAAACTTTTCTCTACGTGGTGAAGCGGCTGTTACAGGCACTTTTGACTTTGTTGCTGGCATCAGCTTTGAGTTTTGCAATTATTCAGCTAGCTCCAGGGGATTATTTAGATACTCTGAGGCAAAATCCCAAAATTTCGCCAGAACGAATTGAGGAATTAAGACAACAGTTTGGTTTGGATAAGCCAGCAATTGAGCAGTATCGGCGTTGGTTGTGGCAAATTGTGCGCTATGGAAATTTTGGCACCAGTTTTGTCTATCAGCGTTCGGTAGCATCGCTGTTGTGGGAGCGCATCCAAGCGACTTTGGAGTTGGCGATCGCTTCTGTAATTTTGACATGGGCGATCGCTATCCCTCTGGGGATCGTCGGCGCTGTTAACCAAAATCGGACAAGCGATCGCATTCTGCAAGTCCTCAGCTACGCCGGACAGGGATTTCCCAGCTTCATCACTGCTTTGTTGCTGCTGCTTCTGGCGCAGTACACCTCCCCCTTCTTCCCTGTCGGTGGTAGAACCAGCATCAATCACGCTGACTTGTCCTGGTTTGGCAAAATTTTGGATATCGGCTGGCACATGATTTTACCGACTTTGGCGCTCTCTATCACCAGCTTTGCTGGTTTGCAGCGAATTACCAGAGGGGAATTACTCGATGTTCTTCGCCAAGATTACATCCAAACGGCTCGCGCTAAAGGACTCCCCGAAAATCGAGTCATTTATGTTCACGCCCTCCGCAATGCTATTAATCCTTTGGTAACACTATTGGGATTTGAATTTGCCGGTTTGTTAAGCGGTGCTTTTATTGCGGAATTTTTCTTCAACTGGCCTGGATTAGGGCGTTTGATTTTGTCAGCAGTTACCGCCCAAGACCTCTATTTAGTAATGGCAAGTTTGATTATGGGCGCTTTTATGCTCATTGTCGGCAACTTATTCGCAGACTTGCTGCTCAAAGCCGTTGATCCCCGAATCAAGTTGGAAAATCTTAAATAAGCTAACGGTTAATTGTTGATGACTGTTAACAATTAGCCATTAGCAATTAGCCATTACCAATTGATATGTTTTCCCAAAGTTATTACCTCATCCGTTCAAAAGTTGACGGGCAATATATTGCCGCTAAACCAGATAAAACTGCAACTGGAGCGGGTTATTTGTTGATGTTTAACGAAGACTTTGACGCTCTAAGCTATCTCAACACCCACGCTCCGGATGTGGCAAATCGTTTCGCTATCGAATCAATCTCTGGAAGTCAGATAAAAGGTTTACTCCAACGGTGGGGCTTTACAGGAATTGGTGTAGTGGAAGATCCTTTATTACCGAAAATTCAGTTTTTATTGCCGAGTTGAAGGTGAATATTGCCTTTTATTGCCTTTTCTAAAGATTTATTGCATCTATACCTACCTATAGATGTCAAAAGCTCCATAATTTGAGCAAATAATAGATGGCGTTCAGGCAGTTACTTCGTCTGAACTGGTTAATAACCTTAATGCTTGCTAATTTCAACAAATTGGGAGAGAGGTACTGTATGAAATCGATCCGCTTCAACCTATCTGCCTGGGTACGTCCAGTGCGTTTGGTAATAGCTGCCGTTGCGTGCGCGTTCCTAGTATTTTCCTATGCGACACCAGCTTTCAGCGCCAGCAAGAATAACCCGCCTACCGGAATCAGTGGCACCCAAAGTAAACCCTCAGATGGAGAAGCAAATCTGCTGGACATCGAGCTGAAATCCCAAGAGGCGGTTCTGTCAAAACCCTACTCGCTAGAAGAAACCCAGAAGGAAGCAAGTAAGGGTCTGAATGAAATTCAAGGGGACTCTGATATTGAGAATATGAAGCGCCCTGAAAATACCCAAGGCGTTGACTCAATTGAACAAAAGATCGAGAAGGCTCTGGAAGCCGTTACGGGCAAAGACTAGAGTTAGAATCAAGACTCGGTGCGCTAGTATCCGTTGAGTGCGGGTGTGCGGCGTTATCACGAGGATACTTACTCAAGGCTTGTTGTTAATTTGTTATATCAAGTCTGTGGCATTACCCATAAGAAAAAGGCCTCTAGAGAGATTTTGACTTCCCCAAAGTCGCCTCTTCCCGATTAGGGGTGAGGTTCCTTTGCTATTAGGGGTAATTTACCGGACATGATAAAAAGAGGCAGATTTTTATATCTGCCTCTTTTTGTACCTCAATTGATTAGATAATAGCGATCGCACCGACTCTACCCTGAGCTAATGAGAAAAGTGCGATCGCTCTTGAGCCGATAAAATAGTGTCGTTTGTTTCCACCGACAACTGAAAAAGCGGGTAGCGAGAATCGAACTCGCATCATCAGCTTGGAAGGCTGAGGTTTTACCACTAAACTACACCCGCGAAAGATGTATCTTGCCATACTTAAACTACATTACCATAAATTCTCGATAGTTGAGCGAACAATTCAACATTTTCTCATCTAGAGAGAGGGGAAACTCTGATAGACACATCCAGTAAGCTTTGGACGGGTTGACCCTCGGAGATAGCGGGGTTAAATTTCCAGTCTTGGATTATACCTCTAACAAACTGGTCAGCAGCGAAATTTCCGCTACCTTGCACAACGTTCGTGGATATAACTTCCGCTTGTCCGTTCTCAGAAATTAACAATCTTACTTCCAAGACTAAAGGCTCCCTTGGAGTCTGTGTTGCCGGATAATTCAGGTCAGAAAACTGCTTTTGCGATCGCTGTGGCTCAGCTAGCTGGCTAGGCTCATCCCTGCCACCGTTACCAGAACGGACGTTGATAAAGGAGGCAACAACGCCTGCACCTTGGCTGGACTCTCCCGGCAACGAGTTACCTGGGTTAGGTGGCGGTGGTGCTGATGGTATAGGATTCGGTGCCGCGGGCGCTGGAGGGCTTGTGGAGGCAGGAGCCGGGGGTGGTATTGTTCTTGCTGGCGGTTGGGGGGCGGGAACAGGGGAGCGCTGCTCATTCGTCGGATATGGCGTACTTCTGGGTGCTGGTGTTGTTGCGACTGGACGATCGGCGGGGAATGGAGATCGCTGCTGGGGTTCCACATTAGGGTTGGGTGTAGGCTCTATGGGTCTGGTGCTGACATCAGGACGAGCCACCTCCTGCTGTCTTTGCTGGCTAGAAGGCACAGCAGCGTCGGAATTTTGAGTTGGGGATGGAGAATCTAAAGGCGAGTTTTGCTGGGTAGTGGTGGAGTTTGAGGGAGCAGATGGAGAACTATTAGCTGTTCTTAGGCGACGCTGGCGCTGGCGTAGTGGGCGGCGATCGGCTTGTGGCTGCAAGGAAGCTTCCGAAGCTGTAATTAACTCAATGGGAATAGGCGCTTTACTCACCTCAAAAAATGCAGATAGCGCCGTCATCCGCTGCAATATCCAGATTGCCAGCACATGGAGAAAAATAGAACCCAGGATGAAATTTACCCACAACATTAGTGGTTCGGAGTGCTGCCGATTGTTCGTCTGAGTAGGAGTATTGGGGTTGGTTGGTTGTGCCATTCTCAAAAGCAGAACTCTATTTTTAGAATCATGGGCGAAATTATTACCCTGCGATCCCACTAGGAACGCCTGAAGGGAGGAGCAAGCCTCCGCAACAGAGAAAAATCACAGAGAATGTGAGACTCCCGTCTAACGCGATCGCATTCCCAAGCTCAGCTGGGGAACGAGAAAAACTTCTAATTCCTCGCCTCCTAACTTTTGACTCCTAACTTAACACTGACCACTCTAAGCTTCAGGACTTTTTTGCGGATTCACGGCAAAGCTGAGAACAGTTTCATCAATGCCTTTGAGGGTGAGTGGACTTTGCTTGGTCATTTCATCTTCGTCCAGATAATCAGCAACGGCGGCAGAAACCAGGATGCTATTGGGTTGGGCTGCTTCTTGAAGACGAGAGGCGATATTAACACTAGGGCCAACAGCAGTGTAGTCGGATCGTTCGGCACCGCCAAACATTCCTACCACTGCCGTTCCCTGGTGGATGCCGCAGCGAAACTGTACAGGGTTGCGTCCGTTAGTGCCAACCAGACCATCTTCGATCCATTTTTGGTTAAGTAGCTCTAGAGAAGCGTGCATTTGTCGTGCAGATGCGATCGCTCGTCGTACCTGTTCGTTGGGTGTTAGTTCCTCTGGTGCTCCAAACAAAGCTAACACGGCATCTCCGACAAACTTATCTACTGTGCCGCCGTTATCAAATACAGCTTTGGTCATAGCTTCCAGATACTCATTGAGCAATTCTGCCACCTTGCGCGATCGCAAGTTGTTTGCCAGCTGAGTAAAGCCCACAATGTCACTAAACAAAACGGTAATCAATTTGGGTTCCGGACTTAAATCCAGCTTTAGTTCCCCTCTCGCCGCCTTCTGCACCATTGATGGTGGTAAAAAGCGCTTCAATACCGACTCTGTTAAGTAACTATTTAGCTCCAAAACCCGGCGCTCGTTTTCCTTGAGAGCCAGTAAATTCCGTACCGAGGATAACAATTCCCGGTCATTAAACGGCTTGGCTAGATAGGCATCTGCCCCTCTACTGGTGCCTTCAATTCGAGTTTCCTCGTCCACCTTAGCGGTGAGCAAGATAATCGGTGTCCCCTTCAATTCCTCCTGTTCGCGGATCATCCGAATCATATCCAGACCCGACACCAAAGGCATCATCAAATCCGTCACAATCAGGTCAGGACGACGATTTTTAGTTACGGTGAATCCTTCGTCCCCGTTGCGTGCTGTCCAGACTTGATAGCCTTCATTTAGCAGAATGCGAGATACATAGGTTCGCAGATCCGGATTGTCGTCCACCACCAAAATAGAGGAGATGTGGGAGGAGTGATGAGTTAGGAGTGATGGGTTAGGAGTTGAAGATTCTTTTAACTCCTCAGCGTTAACTATTAACTCCTCACTCTCAAGAGCTTCTTCTTCTATCTCCAGGTCGGCTAATTCTACCGCAGCCCGATTGAACTGCACTTCGGTTGGCACTTCCAACACTTGATCTAACGGTAGGTGAGCTGTACCAGTTTGCAACCAAACAGTAAAGGTGCTGCCTTCTGTGTAGACTGAGCCTATGGAAATTTGACCGCCGTGCAGTTCCACCAGTTCTTTCACCAGCGCCAAACCTAAACCACTGCCTTCGTAGGATCGGTTAACTGACCCTTCCGCCTGCCGAAATCGTTCAAAAAGATGGGGGATTTGCTCTGGGCGAATGCCAATGCCAGTGTCTGCAATCTGTACTCGGACGTGATCCCCAGCGGATTCAACCGTCACGGTAATTGTACCCCCCACGGGAGTAAATTTCATGGCGTTGGACAGAAGGTTGTAAAGTACCTTGTCAAATCTTTCCAAATCTAAGTAAACCGGAAGACAAGGACTGGTGTAGGTAAGCAGATTCAAGCCTTTTTTCTCGCAGTAGGGGCGAAAGGCTTCGACAATTGTCTCGACAAATTCCACCAAGTTACAGGGGCGGAAACTAGCCTGCATCTTTCCGGCATCAAGTCTTTGGATGTCCAGCAGTTGATTGACCAGTCGCAGCAGGCGGCGGGAGTTGCGGAGAGCGATCGCAGCTTGTTCGTAAGGTAAATCTTGATGCTGGTTGACAGCTGACTCCAGTGGCCCCAGCATCAGAGTCAGAGGTGTCCGGAACTCGTGAGAAACGTTTTGGAAAAATTCGGTTTTCTGACGGTCTAATTCTAATAATCGCTCTGCCTGTTGCCTGGTTTTTTGGTAGAGTCGGGACTGTTGAACTGCGATCGCTGCCTGCGCTGCCACAGCTTGAGCTAATTCAATCTCCGATGCGTGCCACCGTCTCGATTTGTGCGTTTGGCGCAGCGTAATACTGCCAATAATCCGACCATCCGAGAGTAACGGCACCACCAACAGCGCCCGCGCCGGACTCCGCAAAGGCAGATCAAACCCATTCATTTCTGGTTGTTGACCCAAATCGTCAATTACCACTGGTTGTTGCGTAGAGAGTAGTTGCTGCAAAACCGGATTACCAGCAATGGGTACCACTGACTGGGGTAATTGAGAATTCTTAGCTTCATGTTTTGAGTTTTGATTTGTCGAGGCAGTGCCTGTGAAAAGCCTTGAATTATAAGTTAAAAATTCTGGCTTTTGAAGTTCGATAACCGACTCCGCCCCCATAGCGTCGTCCATCACACGGATCTCTGTTCCGTCATACAAGCCCACGCACTGGACAAACTCATCTTCCTCCCTCCAAAGAGACAAAGCACAGCCATCTACCTGCAAAGCTTGTCCCAGCTGTTGAGTAATCGCCGCAAAAATATCCTGCGGGTCAAGACTGGAGCGGATAGCCGTGGTAATGGTATTGACAAGCGCCTCTCGACGTGCCAAATAGGAAACTTGCTCATAAGCCCGTGCCTGAGAAAGAGCTAAAGCGGCTTGATCCGCCACCATTACCACCAGCTGAATTTCATCATCCTGCCATGCACGCGGCTCCCCACACTGATGTAGTGCCATCACTGCCATCAATTCCAATTGGCAATACAGCGGCACCACCAGGCTA is a genomic window containing:
- a CDS encoding DUF4335 domain-containing protein, giving the protein MTIRRPYSLPNCTLILEGLSDGTSGQVDARPLMSILVNAECRFAGQEKPLTGGRDFFESLVMAVSNYAQEFLSGVPHWHNLQDKPTTVQLHRVNDHLHRLSVEMPGSAGDSNTAGVSTANSARQVDLTTVQLFDLVDAVDQFLADSRTLPDINLSIAPVPKRYAKAEVPVAQRAAPAAVGVSILGVAAIAFFVIPPPNVEPPKDSSAQPNASATTPASPVASQQPTISPTPVSADATNLESLLTSVPEITDPTQLRALERRLYDKIAQTWSGKRRRFSEQLIYRVGVGQDGAIVGYKPVNVAARDRASDTPLPELLYIPAGGSTFRSSDPIGQFKVVFTRTGVLQVSPWRGYTGEPSLGPQITDPTQLESLKTQLESQINGNWKKESVAFPRNLVYRVAVNKDGVIADYEPYNQPGYDYVKQTPLPNLVNANQSATTLPQEEPLAQFQVVFKPNGVVEVEQFRD
- a CDS encoding ABC transporter permease; this translates as MTSTRDSSRENRFNASLNWLKRLLAGETFLYVVKRLLQALLTLLLASALSFAIIQLAPGDYLDTLRQNPKISPERIEELRQQFGLDKPAIEQYRRWLWQIVRYGNFGTSFVYQRSVASLLWERIQATLELAIASVILTWAIAIPLGIVGAVNQNRTSDRILQVLSYAGQGFPSFITALLLLLLAQYTSPFFPVGGRTSINHADLSWFGKILDIGWHMILPTLALSITSFAGLQRITRGELLDVLRQDYIQTARAKGLPENRVIYVHALRNAINPLVTLLGFEFAGLLSGAFIAEFFFNWPGLGRLILSAVTAQDLYLVMASLIMGAFMLIVGNLFADLLLKAVDPRIKLENLK
- the mrdA gene encoding penicillin-binding protein 2, giving the protein MTLIQPSSIGRQSTTRSVGRQFQSVIIMLFVTTLLAGGIGSRLVYLQMVEGDRNRALAENNRIRLIPKQPARGTIFDRKGRILASSRLSHSVFLWPIAQKEKPWPETRKSLSELLNIPESEIQKQVEKAGYNSTSLLRIARDINPAQITALEEYRSTLQGVEVDIEGVRNYPNKEVAAHILGYTGEMNDEELQGRRDEGYRLGDVIGQMGVEAAFEKELRGEWGGQQVEVDGAGHVQRILGQKKARAGKDVQLTLDLDIQKAAEKALGDRKGAIVAMDPNNGAILAMVSRPAFDPNVFSKRITPETWRKVQSRGNPFVNRALRVFPPASTFKIVTATAAIESGKYSPNTVLATYPYLTVGGIRFGEWNHAGFGPLGFVGALAMSSDTFFYQIGRGIGGPTLIHWTRQYGFGEKTGIELGTEELPGLVADDTWKQKRLKQEWTIGDTVNMSIGQGFLQTTPLQVAVMFAVPANGGYRVKPHVLKDNEESKNWRKSLNMKPETLRVLRQGLRQVVTSGTGKGVNVPELPPIAGKSGTAEAPPGLSHAWFGAYGPADKPTILVVAFAEHSGGGGGKVAAPMVRQVLEAYFKVKKPKK
- a CDS encoding response regulator, translating into MKSQGSKKPKILVVDDEPDNLDLLYRTFHRDYKVLRADNGPAALEILASEGDVAVIISDQRMPLMSGTEFLSLTATQYPDIIRIILTGYTDVEDLVEAINAGKVFKYVTKPWDAAELKALVQQAMDTHNVLKVRTEELCRTLRRESLLNTVTNTIRNAQYRGGGGSPLRQVLQTIVETVGHMLEVSVCILRPFQEDQMADEGFIYQRQEANGKRRLSGLLTSGLKPEAQGKSEDLGARTLEEYASASSVLIPASFSSLDSHREQQDEDTDSGLGQLVWETQDVEVINDVETDERLSAHTPEIRQRLEAMRKQDIHSSLVVPLYCQLELMAVMALHQCGEPRAWQDDEIQLVVMVADQAALALSQARAYEQVSYLARREALVNTITTAIRSSLDPQDIFAAITQQLGQALQVDGCALSLWREEDEFVQCVGLYDGTEIRVMDDAMGAESVIELQKPEFLTYNSRLFTGTASTNQNSKHEAKNSQLPQSVVPIAGNPVLQQLLSTQQPVVIDDLGQQPEMNGFDLPLRSPARALLVVPLLSDGRIIGSITLRQTHKSRRWHASEIELAQAVAAQAAIAVQQSRLYQKTRQQAERLLELDRQKTEFFQNVSHEFRTPLTLMLGPLESAVNQHQDLPYEQAAIALRNSRRLLRLVNQLLDIQRLDAGKMQASFRPCNLVEFVETIVEAFRPYCEKKGLNLLTYTSPCLPVYLDLERFDKVLYNLLSNAMKFTPVGGTITVTVESAGDHVRVQIADTGIGIRPEQIPHLFERFRQAEGSVNRSYEGSGLGLALVKELVELHGGQISIGSVYTEGSTFTVWLQTGTAHLPLDQVLEVPTEVQFNRAAVELADLEIEEEALESEELIVNAEELKESSTPNPSLLTHHSSHISSILVVDDNPDLRTYVSRILLNEGYQVWTARNGDEGFTVTKNRRPDLIVTDLMMPLVSGLDMIRMIREQEELKGTPIILLTAKVDEETRIEGTSRGADAYLAKPFNDRELLSSVRNLLALKENERRVLELNSYLTESVLKRFLPPSMVQKAARGELKLDLSPEPKLITVLFSDIVGFTQLANNLRSRKVAELLNEYLEAMTKAVFDNGGTVDKFVGDAVLALFGAPEELTPNEQVRRAIASARQMHASLELLNQKWIEDGLVGTNGRNPVQFRCGIHQGTAVVGMFGGAERSDYTAVGPSVNIASRLQEAAQPNSILVSAAVADYLDEDEMTKQSPLTLKGIDETVLSFAVNPQKSPEA
- a CDS encoding adenine phosphoribosyltransferase, encoding MDLKSLIRDIPDFPKPGILFRDITTLLRDPEGLRFTIDSLTEKCAQFSPDYIVGMESRGFIFGAPLAYKLGAGFIPVRKRGKLPAAVHAIEYELEYGMDRLEVHQDALLPGSRVLIVDDLMATGGTASATAELVQQTGCTLVGFGFIIELRDLNGRQRLPDAPIVTLVEY
- a CDS encoding DUF3038 domain-containing protein — translated: MNRSVSVMPLNSPLQESMPLILDSLPDPPIASSVCPRRTRTKIDLILLAIEALELGGSEAMLKISQDLELQRVIQNRVNLWRLRSTNPLRRSYTRRLLTFVEAKALVVIACHLARRLTVLIRQLLFAYQQLREKQLPLEHHYRLSEYLERFRAHFRSRMNPRRAAVAIYNSDDKLNELAMELLSELLFCTGTSGMQRFWSSLFDGEV
- a CDS encoding low temperature-induced protein; its protein translation is MKSIRFNLSAWVRPVRLVIAAVACAFLVFSYATPAFSASKNNPPTGISGTQSKPSDGEANLLDIELKSQEAVLSKPYSLEETQKEASKGLNEIQGDSDIENMKRPENTQGVDSIEQKIEKALEAVTGKD